A single genomic interval of Deinococcus ruber harbors:
- a CDS encoding DinB family protein — MTDPQPADPSRWFRIEAQPEYTPHIGALVQMMSYARMTTLQAVEDIPDEELDSLPAGFSNSIGMLLAHIAALDRLYHLFSFRGVNPYAATEFTPFRGAMSFGKRGERVTGRTLKELLSELEHSRAVTLHELTQRDDTWLLGILTGWDDFHPNHYWAWFHVMEDELSHRGQIRVLRKALKRQREAAAE, encoded by the coding sequence ATGACCGATCCCCAACCCGCTGACCCGTCTCGCTGGTTCCGCATCGAAGCCCAGCCGGAGTACACGCCCCACATCGGCGCACTGGTTCAGATGATGAGCTATGCCCGCATGACCACGCTTCAGGCTGTGGAAGACATCCCCGACGAGGAGTTGGACAGTCTTCCCGCCGGATTCTCGAACAGCATCGGCATGCTCCTGGCGCACATTGCGGCGCTCGACCGGCTGTATCACCTCTTCAGTTTTCGCGGAGTCAATCCTTATGCCGCCACCGAATTCACGCCGTTTAGGGGGGCGATGTCGTTCGGCAAACGCGGAGAGCGGGTGACGGGACGCACGCTGAAGGAACTGCTGAGCGAACTGGAACACAGCCGCGCCGTGACCCTGCATGAACTGACTCAGCGCGACGACACGTGGCTCCTTGGCATACTGACTGGCTGGGACGACTTTCACCCAAATCACTACTGGGCGTGGTTTCACGTCATGGAAGACGAACTGAGCCACAGAGGGCAGATCAGAGTGCTGCGAAAGGCGCTGAAGCGGCAGCGAGAGGCGGCGGCAGAGTAG
- a CDS encoding tetratricopeptide repeat protein yields MSTPPSVPAHLEGLNLDWEQFLRAGEYRRALAAARLGDAGQEVAGTLEDLLELQEAVRARRLLVARRQFERYRESLESVPHPEAFRANIHTERLDAALGALESADHQRLTDAATLAECLAPALDEPLTRAEALNALGVLNALQDQEAEADTLFAQAVQHDPGHYRALTNLGNMALERGDLGLAEKLYRQAMALNSEYAGAHHNLGVALRRQKRLQESVKYIKAGQRLSVRQTKRDQDDEMRSNPRTLKTVQTVRTVLIVLAVVAVLLLVRGHL; encoded by the coding sequence GTGAGTACCCCACCTTCTGTTCCCGCACATCTGGAGGGCCTGAATCTCGACTGGGAGCAGTTTCTCCGTGCGGGTGAGTACCGGCGTGCGCTGGCGGCGGCCCGGCTGGGCGATGCCGGGCAGGAAGTCGCAGGCACGCTCGAAGATCTGCTGGAGCTTCAGGAAGCAGTTCGTGCCCGCAGGCTGCTGGTGGCCCGGCGTCAGTTCGAGCGGTACCGGGAATCGCTGGAGAGCGTGCCGCACCCGGAAGCCTTCCGCGCCAACATCCATACCGAGCGTTTGGACGCGGCGCTGGGTGCCCTGGAGAGTGCCGACCATCAGCGCCTGACCGACGCCGCCACGCTGGCCGAGTGTCTGGCCCCCGCGCTCGACGAACCGCTGACCCGCGCCGAGGCCCTGAACGCGCTGGGCGTGCTGAATGCGCTTCAGGATCAGGAAGCCGAGGCCGATACGCTGTTCGCGCAGGCAGTGCAGCACGATCCGGGCCATTACCGCGCCCTGACCAATCTGGGAAATATGGCGCTGGAACGCGGTGATCTGGGTCTGGCCGAGAAGCTGTACCGGCAGGCGATGGCGCTGAACAGCGAGTATGCCGGGGCGCATCACAATCTGGGCGTGGCGCTGCGGCGACAGAAACGGCTTCAGGAATCGGTGAAGTACATCAAGGCCGGGCAGCGACTGAGCGTGCGGCAGACCAAGCGCGATCAGGACGACGAGATGCGCTCCAACCCGCGTACCCTCAAGACCGTCCAGACGGTGCGAACCGTGCTGATCGTGCTGGCGGTGGTGGCGGTGCTGCTGCTGGTGCGCGGGCACCTGTAA
- the murG gene encoding undecaprenyldiphospho-muramoylpentapeptide beta-N-acetylglucosaminyltransferase: MRKALDGEKTDDPARLESGPMQRGECSRLPPMKRVVLSTGGTGGHIYPAVATAQELARRGYGVTLLGQKGGMEERIAAEQKLDFFGVSAGKFSRSVSGLDPRQALKAAQGLSQARSFLKREKPGVVVGYGGFASLPGVLAAQSLGLPTVLHEQNARLGLTQRLALRRAQKVGTAYPQVAGLPPARAVMVGMPVREEWLLRQEALQKLGLQEGPLTILVMGGSQGSVALNNTVPGILRELFSSAGLTPDDSVQVLHSTGPRWLADVTPQVQNLAWYKPVSYVDSVAAWSAADLAITRAGTGALAEAAFFGVPVIMVPLPSSAEDHQRFNARAVQEAGAGRLVEQDFVNRDLGAAVLECLKKETRASMQEAALRRSPQGAASRLADLAERHFRP; encoded by the coding sequence ATGAGAAAAGCGCTAGACGGCGAGAAAACAGACGATCCGGCTCGTCTGGAATCTGGGCCGATGCAGCGGGGCGAATGCTCTAGACTGCCGCCGATGAAGCGGGTGGTCTTGAGTACAGGCGGAACGGGCGGGCACATCTATCCAGCGGTGGCGACGGCTCAGGAACTTGCCCGGCGTGGCTACGGCGTCACGCTGCTGGGGCAGAAGGGCGGTATGGAAGAGCGGATCGCTGCCGAGCAGAAGCTGGACTTCTTCGGCGTGAGTGCCGGGAAATTCTCGCGCAGTGTCAGCGGTCTCGATCCGCGTCAGGCGCTGAAGGCCGCGCAGGGACTGTCCCAGGCACGCAGCTTTCTGAAGCGCGAGAAACCTGGCGTGGTGGTCGGCTACGGCGGCTTTGCCAGTCTGCCGGGGGTACTGGCGGCTCAGTCGCTCGGTCTGCCCACGGTGCTGCATGAGCAGAATGCCCGGCTGGGTCTGACGCAGCGGCTGGCCCTGCGGCGGGCGCAGAAGGTGGGCACCGCGTACCCGCAGGTGGCGGGCCTGCCACCCGCCCGCGCCGTGATGGTGGGCATGCCGGTGCGCGAAGAGTGGCTGCTGCGTCAGGAGGCATTGCAGAAGCTCGGGCTTCAGGAAGGGCCACTGACCATTCTGGTGATGGGCGGTTCGCAGGGCAGCGTGGCGCTGAACAATACCGTGCCGGGCATTCTGCGCGAACTGTTCAGCAGCGCGGGTCTGACGCCCGATGACAGCGTGCAGGTGCTGCACAGCACCGGCCCCCGCTGGCTGGCCGACGTGACGCCGCAGGTGCAGAACCTGGCGTGGTACAAGCCGGTCAGCTACGTGGATTCGGTGGCTGCCTGGTCGGCGGCTGACCTCGCCATCACGCGGGCGGGCACCGGCGCACTGGCCGAGGCCGCGTTCTTCGGCGTGCCGGTCATCATGGTGCCGCTTCCCAGCAGCGCCGAAGATCATCAGCGCTTCAATGCCCGCGCCGTGCAGGAAGCCGGAGCCGGGCGACTGGTCGAACAGGACTTCGTAAACCGTGACCTCGGAGCAGCGGTGTTAGAGTGTCTGAAGAAAGAAACGCGGGCCAGCATGCAGGAGGCCGCGCTTCGCCGTTCTCCGCAGGGAGCTGCCAGCCGACTGGCCGACCTCGCTGAACGGCACTTTCGGCCATGA
- a CDS encoding NAD(P)H-hydrate dehydratase has product MKATEYLLDSAGVRALDERLARAGLLELAMEHAGNAVAQAVQQSFPVGRVLLLAGGGANGGDAYVAARLLHAWGREIELLALPVRHPLTRLGRARLKAVGIQAVPLTPASLRRALRASAAQDRPSVVVDGLLGTGFTPPVRPALAELIEVLNAARLPVVAIDLPSGLEAGTATLPQPCVQAAVTVTFGGAKPALIYGPAAHVAGAVQVAGLGVPSGWIAERALAERPSDAALAARLPLRFPDAHKGTAGTVWIVGGHPGTVGAPVLSGLGALRAGAGLVTLHTQEAGVPALAVQQAPELMARLHRSLQDLDDTVRRGGKKPDALALGMGLGPDAARWARMALAWEVPTVVDADALQPGLAGAGHEAVVWTPHPGEAARLLECATPDVTRDPISAARRLQHLLGGVVVLKGGPTTIADAAGVYVARGGHPGMASAGMGDTLSGVIAALLGQGLSALDAALCGVRLHARAGELAGQQHGYGLSATDVSASLGAAWLSLTSE; this is encoded by the coding sequence ATGAAGGCCACCGAATATCTGCTGGACAGTGCCGGGGTTCGCGCCCTGGACGAACGGCTGGCGCGGGCCGGGCTGCTGGAACTGGCGATGGAACACGCCGGAAATGCGGTGGCGCAGGCAGTGCAGCAGAGCTTTCCGGTAGGGCGGGTGCTGCTGCTGGCGGGCGGCGGGGCCAACGGCGGAGACGCGTATGTGGCTGCCCGGCTGCTGCACGCCTGGGGCCGAGAGATCGAACTGCTGGCGCTGCCGGTGCGCCACCCCCTGACCCGCCTGGGCCGCGCCCGACTGAAGGCGGTGGGTATTCAGGCAGTGCCCCTGACCCCGGCCAGTCTGCGCCGCGCTCTGCGGGCCAGTGCCGCCCAGGACAGGCCGAGCGTGGTGGTCGACGGTCTGCTGGGAACCGGCTTCACGCCGCCGGTACGCCCCGCACTGGCCGAGCTGATCGAAGTGCTGAACGCGGCGCGTTTGCCGGTGGTCGCCATCGACCTTCCGAGCGGGCTGGAGGCGGGAACGGCGACCCTGCCGCAGCCCTGCGTTCAGGCTGCCGTCACGGTCACGTTCGGTGGCGCAAAACCTGCCCTGATCTACGGCCCCGCCGCGCACGTCGCCGGAGCGGTGCAGGTGGCGGGGCTGGGCGTGCCCTCCGGCTGGATTGCCGAACGCGCCCTGGCTGAGCGGCCCAGCGACGCGGCGCTGGCGGCCCGGCTTCCGCTGCGCTTTCCCGACGCGCACAAGGGCACGGCAGGCACCGTCTGGATCGTGGGCGGGCACCCCGGCACGGTGGGCGCACCCGTGCTGAGCGGTCTGGGAGCGCTGCGGGCTGGCGCCGGGCTGGTCACGCTTCACACCCAGGAAGCGGGCGTACCGGCGCTGGCGGTGCAGCAGGCCCCCGAACTGATGGCGCGGCTGCACCGCTCGTTGCAGGATCTGGACGATACGGTACGCCGAGGCGGGAAGAAGCCGGATGCGCTGGCGCTGGGCATGGGCCTGGGGCCAGACGCGGCCCGCTGGGCACGCATGGCGCTGGCCTGGGAAGTGCCGACCGTGGTCGATGCAGACGCGCTGCAACCCGGTCTGGCAGGAGCCGGACATGAGGCGGTGGTCTGGACGCCGCACCCGGGCGAGGCAGCGCGGCTGCTGGAATGCGCCACGCCTGACGTGACCCGCGATCCCATTTCGGCGGCCCGCCGCCTGCAACACCTGCTGGGCGGGGTGGTGGTGCTCAAGGGCGGCCCCACCACCATTGCCGATGCTGCTGGCGTCTACGTGGCGCGGGGCGGACATCCGGGCATGGCGTCGGCAGGCATGGGCGATACGCTGTCGGGCGTGATCGCGGCGCTACTGGGTCAGGGGCTGAGCGCCCTGGACGCGGCGCTGTGCGGAGTACGCCTGCATGCCCGCGCCGGGGAACTGGCGGGCCAGCAGCATGGCTACGGCCTGAGCGCCACCGATGTCAGCGCGTCGCTGGGGGCAGCGTGGCTGAGCCTGACATCAGAATGA
- the cax gene encoding calcium/proton exchanger has product MLMNVLLAFIPLSLLLEYVFHSPPLWVFATATIAIIPLADWLRKATEQVAARAGQTIGGLLNVTFGNLAELIIAIFVLLGGNTAVVKAQITGSIIGNALLGLGLAILIGSFGRARQKFSGANAGQLNSMLFLVVVALLLPALFDYTERLPGFAAASEAARNNLDEYLSLGVAVVLIAVYALNLVYTLVTHKDVFASEEGEEEHSGPLWPVWQAAAVLVGATALIAFESEMLSGALEATSTTLGLSPFFLGIIVLAVVGNFAEYIAGSYFARQGKTGLAINIAVGATIQVALFTAPLLVLISYAIGKPMNLVFSSPLELVAIVAVALIVTTVTKDGEATWFEGVLLITVYLLLGLAFYFVTPKVESALPTLPPPLAAASAPFAAL; this is encoded by the coding sequence ATGCTCATGAACGTCCTGCTTGCCTTCATTCCTCTCAGCCTGCTGCTGGAGTACGTGTTTCATTCGCCGCCGCTGTGGGTCTTTGCCACTGCCACCATCGCGATCATTCCGCTGGCCGACTGGCTGCGGAAGGCCACCGAACAGGTCGCGGCGCGGGCCGGGCAGACCATCGGCGGCCTGCTGAATGTCACGTTCGGCAATCTGGCAGAACTCATCATCGCCATTTTCGTGCTGCTGGGCGGCAATACGGCGGTGGTCAAGGCGCAGATTACCGGGAGCATCATCGGAAACGCGCTGCTGGGGCTGGGCCTCGCCATTCTGATCGGCAGTTTTGGCCGCGCCCGCCAGAAGTTCAGCGGAGCCAACGCCGGGCAGCTCAATTCGATGCTGTTTCTGGTGGTGGTGGCGCTGCTGCTGCCCGCGCTGTTCGACTACACCGAGCGGCTGCCCGGTTTCGCGGCGGCGAGCGAGGCAGCCAGAAACAACCTCGACGAGTATCTGAGCCTGGGCGTGGCAGTGGTGCTGATCGCGGTCTATGCGCTGAATCTGGTGTACACGCTGGTGACGCACAAAGACGTGTTCGCCTCGGAGGAAGGCGAGGAGGAACATAGCGGGCCGCTGTGGCCTGTCTGGCAGGCGGCGGCAGTGCTGGTGGGGGCCACTGCTCTGATCGCCTTCGAATCCGAGATGCTGTCGGGGGCGCTGGAAGCGACGAGTACCACGCTGGGCCTCAGCCCGTTCTTTCTGGGCATTATCGTGCTGGCGGTGGTGGGCAATTTTGCCGAGTACATTGCGGGCAGTTACTTTGCGCGGCAGGGAAAGACTGGGCTGGCGATCAATATCGCGGTGGGCGCGACCATTCAGGTGGCCCTGTTCACTGCGCCGCTGCTGGTGCTCATCTCGTATGCCATCGGCAAGCCCATGAATCTGGTGTTTTCCAGCCCGCTGGAACTGGTCGCCATCGTCGCCGTCGCGCTGATCGTGACCACTGTGACCAAAGACGGCGAGGCGACCTGGTTCGAGGGCGTGCTGCTGATTACCGTGTATCTGCTGCTGGGACTGGCGTTCTACTTCGTCACCCCGAAAGTCGAGAGTGCGCTGCCTACTCTGCCGCCGCCTCTCGCTGCCGCTTCAGCGCCTTTCGCAGCACTCTGA
- a CDS encoding UDP-N-acetylmuramate dehydrogenase, whose product MPSVVQSVTGAKVERLPLARFTTLGVGGDSEVWTVQNHAQLAEAMSAPYRILGGGSNLVVSDAGVPERVIRLGGEFARTDLMPDPALSTPELLITGWVGGGVPLPGLLRKIQKLGYSNLEGTVGIPAQLGGAIWMNAGTRFGETFDGLHSLEIAAPDGKRTVTPDELHWGYRDSGIPRNHIVTRARLKLRPSTPEEVQTRMDAADIARKGQPKNRTPGCAFKNPGNGLPGAGQLIDQAGLKGRRVGNAMIAPEHANFIVNLGGASAHDVHALLDEIRAAVEVPLALEYELWP is encoded by the coding sequence GTGCCGAGCGTTGTTCAGAGCGTCACAGGCGCAAAAGTCGAACGCCTGCCGCTGGCCCGCTTCACCACCCTGGGCGTGGGCGGCGACTCGGAAGTGTGGACGGTGCAGAACCACGCCCAACTGGCCGAGGCCATGAGCGCCCCGTACCGCATTCTGGGCGGCGGCTCCAATCTGGTGGTATCGGATGCGGGCGTGCCCGAGCGCGTCATCCGGCTGGGCGGCGAATTTGCCAGGACCGACCTGATGCCCGACCCGGCCCTGAGCACCCCAGAGCTGCTTATTACTGGCTGGGTAGGCGGCGGCGTGCCTCTGCCGGGATTGCTGCGAAAGATACAGAAGCTGGGATACAGCAACCTGGAAGGCACGGTGGGCATTCCGGCACAGCTCGGCGGGGCCATCTGGATGAATGCCGGAACCCGCTTCGGAGAAACCTTCGACGGTCTGCACAGCCTGGAAATTGCTGCCCCAGACGGCAAGCGCACCGTTACCCCCGATGAACTGCACTGGGGTTACCGCGACAGCGGCATTCCCAGAAACCATATCGTTACCCGCGCCCGCCTGAAGCTGCGCCCCAGCACCCCGGAAGAGGTGCAGACGCGCATGGACGCCGCCGACATCGCCCGCAAGGGCCAGCCGAAAAACCGCACGCCCGGCTGCGCCTTCAAAAATCCCGGCAACGGCCTTCCGGGTGCAGGGCAGCTGATCGATCAGGCGGGGCTGAAGGGGCGGCGCGTCGGCAACGCCATGATCGCGCCGGAGCACGCCAATTTCATCGTCAATCTGGGCGGAGCGAGTGCCCACGACG
- a CDS encoding DUF4388 domain-containing protein, which translates to MQGLFFDAPLIGLLELIHVSHKSGVLSADAELPFSISFREGEMVGGGILDWQGLDAIYASPLVPELGSFSFRVEPQVNGVVLAAYGKITADWARYSDDWNQVNAVVGSPSALFQGDLPLFDGPQGRSIRAVSASSQLPLFDVAERVVAGVRAGRLRRLDGFAWYGLRIRHHPSSARGGRLAAAMDGERTLGELVGAGYTLPELRDYLIAEIRTGLRFPGCGWLLRDLLWERTFMEGAK; encoded by the coding sequence ATGCAAGGTCTGTTTTTCGATGCGCCTCTGATCGGTCTCCTGGAACTCATTCATGTGAGCCACAAGTCGGGTGTCCTTTCGGCAGATGCCGAATTGCCGTTCAGCATCTCATTTCGTGAGGGCGAGATGGTGGGAGGAGGCATTCTCGACTGGCAGGGTCTGGACGCCATCTATGCAAGCCCGCTGGTGCCCGAACTGGGCAGCTTCAGCTTCCGGGTCGAACCCCAGGTCAATGGCGTGGTGCTCGCCGCCTACGGCAAGATCACGGCAGACTGGGCGCGGTACAGCGACGACTGGAATCAGGTCAATGCGGTGGTCGGCAGCCCCAGTGCGCTGTTTCAGGGCGATCTGCCGCTATTCGACGGGCCACAGGGCCGCAGCATCCGGGCGGTATCGGCCAGTTCGCAGCTGCCGCTGTTCGATGTGGCTGAGCGGGTGGTGGCGGGGGTGCGTGCAGGCCGTCTGCGCCGCCTGGACGGGTTTGCGTGGTACGGCCTGCGAATTCGGCACCACCCCAGCAGCGCGCGCGGAGGTCGGCTGGCTGCCGCGATGGACGGTGAGCGCACGCTGGGCGAACTGGTAGGGGCCGGGTACACGTTGCCCGAGCTGCGCGATTACCTGATCGCCGAGATTCGCACGGGCCTGCGCTTTCCCGGCTGCGGCTGGCTGCTGCGCGATCTGCTGTGGGAGCGCACCTTTATGGAAGGCGCGAAATAG
- a CDS encoding nucleoside triphosphate pyrophosphohydrolase, whose translation MAKLVRDRIPELFGGRVLAELSGEAYAQALRAKLQEEVGEFLQSSEPEELADVLEVLHALAALQGLTPAALEQLRATKAAARGGFGRGLWWTP comes from the coding sequence ATGGCGAAGTTGGTACGTGACCGTATACCAGAGCTGTTCGGCGGGCGGGTGCTGGCGGAATTGAGCGGCGAAGCCTACGCACAGGCGCTGCGGGCCAAACTTCAGGAAGAGGTGGGCGAGTTCCTGCAAAGCAGCGAGCCGGAGGAACTGGCTGACGTGTTGGAGGTGCTGCATGCGCTGGCAGCCCTGCAAGGTCTGACGCCAGCTGCCCTGGAACAGCTGCGGGCCACCAAAGCAGCAGCACGCGGCGGCTTCGGGCGTGGGCTGTGGTGGACGCCCTGA
- the murC gene encoding UDP-N-acetylmuramate--L-alanine ligase, translating into MGIGGIGLSAFARLLKARGFEVSGCDAQPSELTRQLESEGIRVQIGHAASHLAGVDVLIASEAVSRLHPEIAAARQAGIEVRPRMALMEELLQSGPSVGVVGTHGKTTTTSMIAVALHGADLDPAAFVGGIVPSFGSNARAGKGPFVAEIDESDQAFGALRCETAVFLNADDDHVGTPGKTQAVYWETVEEQHAAFRRFVGQAKRVLYCLDWPGLGEFLEAGQDTCSYGLSENADYRAVNVRPDPEGTDFTVLKRGAVLTEARVAMPGLHNVQNALAALAVTDLYGGDVHAAAGALASFGGPRRRWERVGQLEGAIIIDDYAHNAAKVAAAVQAARQTGRRVRIVFQPHRYLRTQQSWKRLADSLMPADEVILLDIAAAGEDVIPGIDSTLIAGRMHKLGHRSIHYLPDPQDVLSHLRGTVQPGDIILTVGAGDVWKIGRALAGVPF; encoded by the coding sequence ATGGGGATCGGCGGCATCGGTCTGAGCGCGTTTGCCCGGCTGCTGAAGGCACGCGGCTTCGAGGTGTCGGGCTGCGACGCCCAGCCGTCCGAGCTGACGCGCCAGCTGGAATCCGAGGGCATCCGCGTACAGATCGGGCACGCCGCGTCGCATCTGGCGGGCGTCGATGTGCTGATCGCCTCCGAGGCTGTCAGCCGCCTGCACCCCGAGATCGCGGCGGCGCGGCAGGCAGGCATCGAGGTGCGGCCCCGCATGGCCCTGATGGAAGAGCTGCTGCAAAGTGGCCCCTCGGTGGGCGTGGTCGGCACGCACGGCAAAACCACCACCACCAGCATGATCGCGGTAGCCCTGCACGGCGCAGACCTCGACCCGGCAGCCTTCGTGGGCGGCATCGTGCCCAGTTTCGGCAGCAATGCCCGCGCGGGCAAAGGGCCGTTCGTGGCCGAGATCGACGAGTCGGATCAGGCGTTCGGGGCGCTGCGCTGCGAAACCGCCGTGTTCCTGAATGCCGATGACGACCACGTGGGCACGCCGGGCAAGACGCAGGCGGTGTACTGGGAAACGGTCGAAGAGCAGCACGCCGCTTTTCGCCGCTTCGTCGGGCAGGCCAAACGGGTGCTGTACTGCCTCGACTGGCCGGGCCTGGGCGAGTTTCTAGAGGCCGGGCAGGACACGTGCAGCTATGGCCTGAGCGAAAACGCCGATTACCGCGCTGTGAACGTGCGGCCCGACCCGGAAGGCACCGATTTCACGGTTCTGAAGCGGGGCGCGGTGCTGACCGAGGCGCGGGTGGCGATGCCGGGCCTGCACAACGTCCAGAACGCGCTGGCGGCCCTCGCCGTCACCGATCTGTACGGCGGAGACGTGCACGCCGCTGCCGGGGCGTTGGCGAGTTTTGGTGGGCCGCGCCGCCGCTGGGAGCGGGTCGGACAGCTTGAAGGCGCGATCATCATCGACGACTATGCCCACAACGCCGCCAAGGTCGCCGCCGCCGTGCAGGCTGCGCGTCAGACCGGACGCCGCGTGCGGATCGTGTTCCAGCCGCACCGCTATCTGCGAACCCAGCAGAGCTGGAAACGTCTGGCCGACAGCCTGATGCCCGCCGATGAGGTGATTCTGCTCGATATCGCGGCGGCAGGCGAGGACGTGATTCCCGGCATCGACAGCACCCTGATCGCGGGGCGTATGCACAAACTGGGCCACCGCAGCATCCATTATCTGCCCGATCCGCAGGACGTTCTGAGTCATCTGCGCGGCACGGTGCAGCCGGGCGACATCATCCTGACGGTGGGTGCGGGCGACGTGTGGAAGATCGGGAGGGCGCTGGCAGGGGTGCCGTTTTGA
- a CDS encoding DinB family protein: protein MTDSQHAADPSRWCRIEPQPEYTPSIGALVEMMNYARMTTVQAVKGMTKVELDAIPDGFSNSVGMLLAHIAATDRLYHAVCFEGGDPFDTPEYAPYKGAMTFGEEGGRVFDRPLESLLSELEQSRAATLRELAKRDDAWLASRIAAPGFEDMNQHWAWFHVMEDEVSHRGQIRILRKAVTVAAQEKEALQQKLKAQE, encoded by the coding sequence ATGACCGACTCCCAGCACGCCGCCGACCCGTCTCGCTGGTGCCGCATCGAACCCCAGCCGGAGTACACGCCCAGCATCGGCGCACTGGTCGAGATGATGAACTATGCCCGCATGACCACCGTGCAGGCCGTGAAGGGCATGACAAAAGTAGAGCTGGACGCCATTCCCGACGGATTTTCCAACTCCGTCGGGATGTTGCTGGCCCATATCGCTGCCACAGACCGGCTGTATCACGCAGTCTGCTTCGAGGGGGGCGACCCCTTCGATACGCCCGAATATGCGCCCTACAAGGGGGCCATGACCTTCGGCGAGGAAGGAGGGCGGGTGTTTGATCGCCCGCTGGAAAGCCTGCTGAGCGAACTGGAGCAGAGCCGCGCCGCCACCCTGCGCGAACTGGCAAAACGCGACGATGCGTGGCTGGCGTCGCGCATCGCTGCGCCCGGCTTCGAGGATATGAATCAGCACTGGGCTTGGTTTCACGTCATGGAAGACGAGGTGAGCCACCGGGGGCAGATCAGGATTCTGAGAAAAGCCGTGACCGTGGCCGCACAGGAAAAGGAAGCTCTGCAACAGAAGCTGAAAGCGCAGGAGTAG
- a CDS encoding peroxidase-related enzyme (This protein belongs to a clade of uncharacterized proteins related to peroxidases such as the alkylhydroperoxidase AhpD.): MPEQSSISFLHVPSEAEAAPEIQKLWGKAQANLGFVPNVFRAQALNGAQFSAWWSYFNLLLNKEGFLPPVEREMVAVVVSNINRCVYCAVSHGAALRSLLAAAGQDPRLEALLAVNHRQAALEPRLAAMLDFAEILTRTPEQMRESHLAPLREHGLNDAQILELTQVIGMFNMTNRISSALGFVPNDEYHREGR; encoded by the coding sequence ATGCCCGAACAATCCAGCATCTCTTTTCTGCATGTTCCCAGCGAAGCGGAAGCCGCGCCCGAGATTCAGAAGCTGTGGGGCAAGGCGCAGGCCAATCTGGGCTTCGTTCCCAACGTCTTCCGGGCGCAGGCGCTCAACGGGGCGCAGTTCAGTGCGTGGTGGTCGTATTTCAATCTGCTGCTGAACAAGGAAGGCTTTCTGCCTCCGGTCGAGCGCGAGATGGTGGCGGTGGTGGTCAGCAACATCAACCGCTGCGTGTACTGCGCGGTGTCGCACGGGGCGGCGCTCCGAAGTCTGCTGGCGGCGGCGGGGCAGGACCCTCGCCTGGAAGCGCTGCTGGCGGTCAATCACCGGCAGGCTGCGCTCGAACCCCGGCTGGCCGCCATGCTCGACTTCGCTGAAATCCTGACCCGCACGCCCGAACAGATGCGCGAAAGCCACCTGGCCCCGCTGCGCGAACACGGCCTGAACGATGCACAGATTCTGGAGCTGACGCAGGTGATCGGCATGTTCAACATGACCAACCGCATTTCCAGCGCCCTGGGCTTCGTGCCCAACGACGAATACCACCGCGAAGGGCGGTAA
- a CDS encoding AAA family ATPase: MTPASIHALHGFLGSGKTTAARRLEQQLPALRYSSDEWMVQLFGPDPPEEVFRPGLARGSTLIRLQAERVLSLGVNVVLDEGYWTRASRDELRSWAASLNGGLGVPLYLYAVTVPEAEARARIERRNREPGALFVSQATFSAFLPLFEPLQPDESFRADLS; this comes from the coding sequence ATGACTCCTGCGAGCATTCACGCCCTGCATGGCTTTCTGGGAAGTGGCAAGACCACAGCGGCGCGGCGGCTGGAACAGCAGTTGCCTGCCCTACGGTATTCGAGCGACGAATGGATGGTGCAGCTTTTTGGCCCCGATCCACCGGAAGAGGTGTTTCGGCCCGGCCTCGCCAGAGGCAGCACACTGATTCGCCTTCAGGCCGAGCGCGTGCTGAGCCTGGGCGTGAATGTGGTACTGGATGAGGGCTACTGGACGCGTGCCAGCCGCGACGAACTGCGAAGCTGGGCTGCCTCGCTGAACGGTGGACTGGGCGTGCCACTGTATCTGTACGCGGTCACGGTGCCGGAAGCCGAGGCCCGCGCCCGGATAGAGCGCCGCAACCGCGAACCCGGTGCCCTGTTCGTTTCGCAGGCGACCTTCAGTGCGTTCCTGCCGTTATTCGAGCCTTTACAGCCGGACGAATCCTTTCGTGCTGATCTATCCTGA